One window of the Gambusia affinis linkage group LG01, SWU_Gaff_1.0, whole genome shotgun sequence genome contains the following:
- the LOC122844733 gene encoding immunoglobulin-like and fibronectin type III domain-containing protein 1, with protein MWTRGRNSDQLATRSSRFSLVHQYILRFNEGSGNKSAAIRRRSKTPGVMITQYAVTLPEGKSTPDFQCKPMPVAVKEGHFAIFKAVVTGDPKPDVSWRRAKGNLADKEKFQRKYDESTGEHILEIHEVSAEEADTYKCYAVNECGKAVCTTTLSIIDASTIPEDFRKLLKKSKSQTAGGDNDETFWDAMMNADKRDYESICSEYGIADLNMILKKLEEKRKQKGKSKQKDIITSYDNDTQKQDSLGKKNYIRNEGTVQHDTGIYIGDVEEANHHNRHLTLGDAEKDLLLTEFKLSNVDFVIKIQEIKAEENEDALFECVLTHPLPKITWMRKGILLEDGEKYNITVSDNKLIHRLLIKDCTKLDKGIYSAVAGIISCSAWLVVEDQRNPTGDAKKTIRKTAKAAGVQADLEKMAKEQQIKIQGEMEKILKAVKEKAEAEKLKGEILTSGDDCGGSDKTSKTQRKNTTNGTVTTFEDSAGMIEEGDLKEKKQTKGRVGCNIILERKNMKDGTLTTFEDCEVTREGEQMRAGDRKMEKQSIGPTEGEPFEDSQDPGHGSNVSNIRQDQEAEHDVTEFIDQCDDVVQQLNQLRGNKDCNKSARNKRKTNNADWKEQASDSNGQVSDDELNTEETKDSTDQGKYQQSLKQSKKSKHVANGKCVFPGEHGEGDETENVNHSANHTRRKRQGLLVTDPIIDPGVHFIWGLSDVDAILHESAELMCKLSRENCEGVWFRDGKQIYPDDNVSISMDGPIHKLVIMKCSEDNSGKYRFEADGRKTEAMLSIRDPPRFDPEDLSAFTRPLTIKVGHNAIYKLQFSGHKPIKVQWYKDGDELKDDNSTIIERSASHTRLLLSRCQRRDTGEIKIKIKNDHGFTEAVSQLIVLDKPSPPLGPAEVTESSALCIEFKWRPPKDDGGSPVTNYILERQQVGRNTWKKMGEIPGVPIYRDTDVDRGRKYYYRIWAVTSEGMSEVMETDEMQAGKFAFPGPPAPPKVVSAFNDCINISWSSPSSTGGSRLLGYILEKRKQGSNLWTCVNAPDEIIKEKRYAVRDVVEGLEYEFRVCAINLSGAGEFSNASEFVFARDPKKPPGKVTGLKVTETSYTNMVVTWTKPEDKPGIQDEAKGYFVEIRWADCTEWCRCNSSPIIMTSFNVKGLKSMDMYWVRVIAVNDGGEGTPEELPNYILAMPLPVRPRFTNNKMKSFMVVRAGNSVRITVNFEASPWPEITWLKDNVPVMKRVTISNSDGSSQLLIPTSERLDSGIYSVLVKNIVGQETFSTEVRVTDDPKPPGPVELEESVPGTVTVIWQPSPDEKRDDRLHYTVSKLESTKHTWTTVADRLFNNRFTVCNIMQGREYHFRVYAKNDMGISAPSESPTWGMEKKKEKMVITEPTKRDCDLRCAPTFIVPLKPQTATVGYECYMSCAVKGDPAARITWYRNHVSINTDTNYYVSNTCGVCSLLILHVGPKDVGEYKVVAENSLGRAECSTVLSVRE; from the exons ATGTGGACAAGAGGCAGAAACTCGGACCAGTTAGCAACCAGATCATCAC GTTTCTCCCTGGTTCATCAGTACATTCTACGTTTTAATGAGGGGTCTGGCAACAAGTCAG CTGCAATCCGGCGGAGATCTAAAACCCCTGGAGTGATGATCACACAGTATGCAGTAACTTTACCTGAGGGTAAAAGTACTCCAGACTTCCAGTGCAAACCCATGCCAGTTGCAGTCAAGgaag gacattttgccatttttaaggCGGTGGTGACAGGGGACCCAAAACCAGATGTTTCATGGAGAAGAGCAAAAGGTAATCTGGCAGACAAGGAAAAATTCCAAAGGAAATATGATGAGTCAACAGGGGAACACATATTAGAG aTTCATGAAGTGTCTGCAGAGGAGGCTGATACGTACAAATGCTACGCTGTGAATGAATGTGGCAAAGCTGTCTGCACCACAACATTAAGCATAATTGATG CTTCAACAATTCCTGAAGATTTCAGAAAGCTGTTAAAGAAAAG CAAATCACAGACAGCAGGTGGAGATAATGATGAAACTTTCTGGGATGCGATGATGAATGCTGACAAAAGAGACTACGAGAGCATCTGTTCTGAGTATGGCATAGCAGACTTGAACATGATTCTCAAGAAActtgaagagaaaagaaaacagaaaggaaaaagcaaacagaag GATATTATAACTTCATATGACAATGATACCCAAAAACAGGACAGTCTTGGGAAGAAAAACTACATCAGAAACGAAGGCACTGTGCAACATGACACTGGGATTTATATTGGGGATGTAGAAGAAGCCAACCACCACAACAGGCATCTAACTCTAGGTGATGCTGAAAAAGACCTGCTCCTCACAGAGTTCAAAC TTTCCAATGTGGATTTTGTGATCAAAATTCAAGAGAttaaagctgaagaaaatgaagatgcTCTCTTTGAGTGTGTGCTAACACACCCTCTACCTAAGATTACATGGATGAGAAAAGGTATCCTCCTGGAAGATGGGGAGAAGTACAACATAACTGTGTCTGACAACAAACTCATCCACCGGCTGCTCATCAAGGACTGCACGAAACTGGACAAAGGAATCTACTCTGCTGTAGCGGGGATTATTTCCTGCAGTGCCTGGCTGGTGGTAGAAG ATCAGCGCAACCCGACAGGTGATGCTAAGAAAACTATCCGCAAAACTGCAAAGGCTGCAGGAGTTCAGGCTGACCTGGAAAAAATGGCCAAagagcagcaaataaaaatccaaggAGAAATGGAGAAGATTTTAAAAGCTgtcaaagaaaaagcagaagcagaaaaactgaaaggagAAATACTAACTAGTGGAGACGACTGCGGTGGAAGTGATAAGACAAGTAAAAcgcagaggaaaaacacaacaaatggcACTGTGACAACATTTGAGGATTCTGCGGGTATGATAGAAGAAGGTGAcctaaaggagaaaaaacaaaccaaaggtCGAGTTGGTTGTAACATAATATTAG agaggaaaaacatgaaagatgGCACTTTAACAACGTTTGAGGATTGTGAAGTGACAAGAGAAGGAGAGCAAATGAGAGCTGGGGACCGAAAGATGGAGAAACAAAGCATAG GTCCTACTGAAGGAGAGCCCTTTGAGGACAGTCAGGATCCTGGACATGGGAGTAATGTTTCAAACATACGGCAAGATCAAGAAGCCGAGCATGATGTAACCG AGTTCATAGATCAATGTGATGATGTtgtccaacagctgaatcagcTCAGAGGAAATAAAGATTGCAATAAGTCAGCAAGAAACAAACGGAAAACAAATAATGCAGACTGGAAAGAACAGGCATCAG ATTCAAATGGACAAGTAAGCGATGATGAACTAAACACTGAGGAGACCAAGGACTCCACTGACCAAGGAAAGTACCAGCAAAgtttaaagcaaagcaaaaagtCTAAACACGTAGCCAACG gCAAGTGTGTGTTTCCTGGAGAGCATGGTGAGGGTGACGAGACTGAAAATGTGAACCACTCTGCCAACCATACCAGGCGTAAAAGACAAGGCCTTCTGGTTACAGATCCAATTATTG ATCCAGGTGTTCACTTTATCTGGGGTTTGTCAGATGTCGATGCAATCCTCCATGAGAGCGCTGAGTTAATGTGTAAGCTCAGCAGGGAAAACTGTGAGGGAGTCTGGTTCAGAGATGGAAAACAG ATTTACCCAGATGATAATGTCTCCATCAGTATGGATGGACCCATCCATAAATTGGTGATAATGAAATGCAGTGAGGACAACTCTGGAAAGTACCGCTTTGAAGCAGATGGTCGTAAGACAGAGGCAATGCTGAGCATCCGAG ATCCTCCAAGGTTTGACCCAGAAGACCTCAGTGCATTCACCAGGCCTTTGACAATTAAAGTGGGACACAACGCCATCTATAAACTCCAGTTCAGTGGCCACAAACCTATAAAAGTTCAGTGGTACAAAGATGGTGATGAGCTGAAAGATGACAACAGTACAATAATAGAAAGATCTGCGAGTCACACCCGCTTACTCCTGAGCAGATGCCAGAGAAGAGACACTGGAGAGATcaagataaagataaaaaatgaccATGGCTTCACTGAGGCAGTGTCACAGCTTATTGTGCTTG acaaGCCATCTCCACCCCTGGGACCTGCAGAGGTTACTGAGAGTTCAGCCTTATGCATTGAATTCAAGTGGCGTCCCCCAAAGGATGATGGCGGCTCACCAGTGACTAACTACATATTGGAGCGTCAGCAAGTGGGACGAAACACCTGGAAGAAAATGGGTGAAATACCGGGTGTGCCCATCTACCGGGACACAGATGTGGACCGTGGGAGAAAGTACTATTACCGCATCTGGGCAGTAACTTCAGAGGGAATGAGCGAAGTGATGGAGACGGATGAAATGCAGGCTGGAAAATTTG CTTTTCCAGGCCCTCCAGCACCTCCCAAGGTAGTCAGTGCATTCAATGACTGCATCAACATTTCATGGTCTTCCCCATCTAGCACTGGAGGGTCACGTCTCCTGGGATATATTTTAGAGAAGCGCAAGCAGGGAAGTAATCTTTGGACTTGCGTCAATGCACcagatgaaataataaaag AGAAAAGGTATGCCGTGAGGGATGTTGTGGAAGGTCTGGAATATGAGTTCAGAGTTTGTGCCATAAACCTCTCAGGAGCTGGTGAATTTAGCAACGCATCAGAGTTTGTTTTCGCAAGGGATCCTAAAA AGCCTCCAGGTAAAGTAACGGGCCTGAAGGTGACAGAAACATCATACACCAACATGGTTGTGACTTGGACAAAACCTGAAGACAAACCAGGCATACAGGACGAAGCTAAAGGATATTTTGTGGAGATCCGCTGGGCAGATTGCACAGAGTGGTGCCGCTGTAACAGCAGCCCCATTATCATGACTTCCTTTAATGTGAAAGGCCTTAAGTCTATGGATATGTATTGGGTGAGAGTCATTGCTGTAAATGATGGGGGAGAAGGCACACCTGAGGAGTTGCCAAACTATATCCTTGCAATGCCTTTGCCTG TGAGACCAAGGTTCACAAACAACAAGATGAAGAGTTTTATGGTTGTGAGGGCAGGGAACTCTGTCAGGATAACTGTTAACTTTGAG GCTTCCCCGTGGCCAGAAATTACATGGTTAAAAGACAACGTGCCAGTGATGAAGCGTGTTACAATCAGTAACTCTGACGGCTCATCTCAGCTGCTGATTCCCACTTCTGAGCGTTTAGATTCAGGCATCTACTCTGTCTTGGTGAAAAACATTGTTGGACAGGAAACTTTCAGTACGGAGGTTAGGGTAACAG ATGATCCAAAGCCTCCTGGACCAGTGGAACTGGAAGAAAGTGTTCCTGGGACTGTGACTGTGATCTGGCAACCTTCTCCTGATGAAAAGCGTGATGATCGCCTCCACTATACAGTGTCTAAACTGGAATCCACCAAGCACACATGGACCACAGTGGCTGATAGGCTCTTCAATAACAGGTTCACAGTTTGCAACATTATGCAAGGGAGGGAGTACCATTTCCGAGTGTACGCCAAAAATGACATGGGTATATCGGCACCCTCAGAATCCCCGACCTGGGGgatggaaaagaagaaag AAAAAATGGTGATAACCGAACCAACCAAAAGGGACTGTGATCTGCGATGTGCTCCAACTTTCATTGTACCTTTGAAGCCTCAAACTGCAACAGTTGGCTATGAGTGTTATATGAGTTGTGCAGTGAAGGGAGACCCTGCAGCTCGAATCACGTGGTATCGAAATCATGTCAGCATAAACACAGATACCAACTACTACGTCTCCAACACATGTGGTGTCTGCTCCTTGCTGATACTTCATGTAGGTCCCAAAGACGTAGGAGAGTATAAAGTTGTTGCTGAAAACAGCTTAGGACGAGCTGAATGCTCCACAGTGCTCAGTGTCAGAG AGTGA